The sequence TATGTGAACTTTAGTTCCATCCCTGAAACCACTATCTACCTCGCTTTCATAAATTTTTATTTCTGCATTCTTGCTTTTATTTCTACCAATTCCATAAGGTGTTATATTTAATCCATCAACATATAAATATCCATCATCTATATATATTGTATGTTCTATTCCACCATATAACCGATACTTAAATGTTTTGCCTGTCCTTTCATCTATGGCTATCATTATTTGATAACTTGTAGCTTCATCAATAAAACTATGCAGTATATATATATCATTTTTTATTTTATAAGCGCTATAATTCCATGCGTTCCCATCTGAAAAATAATTTTTTGTTATAGCTATTTGTACTTTTACATCATCCTTATTTATTTTGTAAAAATCATATCCATCTTCTTGAAATGTATAGACATTACAATTTAAATTAAAAATTGGAGTTAATTTTGGCAAGCCTTCTTTGAATTCTTTACTATTCAACATTTTTTTTAATTGCTCATCGTACTCTTCCCAATCAACTGAAATCGTAGCACATACTATTGATATTTGAGCTATGAAAATTAATATAGTTATAATTATTTTTTTCATTTAATTACCCCTATAAATATTCAATATTTCACTCTCAAATTGAGGAAAGAATAAATTCTCTTCATTTATAGGTTGGTATTTCCCTCTTGAACCTATAATACTTAAATATGGGTAATAATAATCTTTAGGATCCTTAAGATTATTATTTTCTCTAATTTCTATATGGACATGAAGAGGTGTCGGAGCTTCCCCAGGTTTATCATGCCTACTTGGCGATTCTATTTGAATATTTTGTAAAGTTCCTATTATATCCCCTTGTTTCACATAAGATCCTAATTGTATATAGTTAGCAGGTTTCACATACAACAATTTATCAGCACCATTTGCTGTTTGTATTGTGATTGTTTTTAAATTACCATTTTTAGTTTCATATGGCTGCCCTGTACGTATAATTTTACCATCTGCAGGTGCATAAACATATTCCCCCTCAACAGCATATATATCTAATCCTTGATGTGCATACCCTCCAGCTCTATTTGCCCCGATTAAACCAACCCCTCCTCCATCTTCAATACGAACATCTCCAGTTACCGGAGCAATATGATCACGTCCTTCTATAGTAAAATCTCCCAAATACGCTAATGTATTCATCGGATTTCTTATTCCAATATCTATTAATGTATCATAAAGGGTAGGCACAAAATTTCCTAACAATGAATTATCTGCCTCACCATTTCCAATATGCCATCTCATAGCATCTCTGAGAACTTCATTTCCTCCACCATTCTGGATAAAATCAATTATTGTTCCTGTAACTGTTTCATCATTATTAAAAAGTGAAAGTAATCCTATATCAGAATGCACTTCTTCATTCATAAATTTATTCTCAACGTCTGTAAGTTCTTTATCTGTCATCTTATCTATTTGGTCTTTATCAAGAAAAATTGAAGCATACGATATCTGTTCATCTTTATAATCTTCCTCCATATTCTTATCTATCTCTGTAACATCATCAGATACTCTGTATGCATTAAAATCTGACATGTCTCCAACATGGACTATTTTATTCGCGCTATTTACAAATAACGCATTTGCTTTATTACCATCGCTGACACTATTAGCCAAAACTGTATTATTTAGCAGCAACGTATTATTGCTTGTATTATATGTGTTATTCCAATTAAGCTGCGTTAGCGTTCCATATCCGCCTGCTCCGCTGTTGTTTTCTGTTATTGTTTTTGCGCCGGTTAGCCATGATACTGCGTTGTAGTATGTCAGCTCGCTTTTTGCCGCTCCTTTGGCTATGCTTTCGTTTCCGGTGTAATTGTGCGCTCGCTCTTCTGCGTCCGTTAATGCGAACGTCAGCGCGTTTGTTGCTGCTCCGTTTCCTAAATTGACGTAGCCTTGGTGTTCTTTTATATCGTTAAATCCTAATACTACTTTTCCTGCGTTATCTACAAGCTCCCCTTTTTCGCTATACATTAAATTGCTTTTTCCGTCCGCTGTCATTTTGGCTAATGCTTGTATTTCTTCCGGCGTTGCTTTTCCTGCTTTGATTTTTTCTACTATTGTTCCTGCTTCTTCACTTGAACCTCTTAATATTCCCGTTGCGTTTGCACTTTGGTTGGCTTTCCATACGCTTATTATATCCGTTTTATCATACGTCGTATTTTCGCCGTTTTCAGAACTGTTTTTTGATGCCGTTATGCTTGCGTATATTGCCGTTAGCGGGCTTGCTGCTGTGCTTAATGCTCCCGCTGTTGCTTTTACGGCGTTTCCGGGTAGATATTTAAAATCGTTGGCTATGCTTTGGTAGCCGGTTGTTGTTTTTGCTATTGGTTCCCCGTTGGCGTTTGTTTTTATTGAGCCGTCTTCGTTTTGTTCATAGACTGTGTTTCCGTCTTTGTCTTTTACTTCTGTTTTTATGAAACCTAACAGCGCTCGGTTGTCTATTGTTGCGCTTGCGTCTAATGCGCCGGTTATTATATCTTTGGTTGTTTCTTGGGTGGTTTCTGTGTTTCTGTTTAAGCCCTGCAGGTCATTTTCTGTTTGTTCCACGCCGCTTATTATTATTGTGCCGTTTCCTATTGTGGCTTTTGTTGTTTGCTCTTTTTCTTCGCCGGTGTTTTTTAGCGTTAGCGTTGTGCTTCCGTTGGGGGCTACGTTGGTTTTTCCTTTGTCGCTTTGCGATGTGCCTATGCTTGTTGATAAGCCAAAGCCTTTGCTTTCTGTTGTGTTTCTGTCTTCTATATCATTGTGTTCTAACTCTTTGGTTGTTAGCGTTAGGTTGTCGCTTGCGCTTGCTATTACTGCTCCTGTTAGCGTTGTTTTGTTGCCTACGCTTATTGTTACGTTATTTCCGCCGGTTAGACTTGTCTGTTCGGTTACCCATGCGCTGTCTGTGTTGCTTTTTTGGGAAACTATTTCATAAAAAGCGGTAAACATTGACGGGAAGTAAGAAGAATAGCCAAGCGTTGCGGTTGCTTGGCTACTCAATACTATTATTGATAGTAGTGATATTAGGATTTTTTTCATTTTAATAGTATTCATTTTATTGTGGTGAAAGTTTTACTGTTTGTTGGGGCGGTTGCCATAGACTTTTGACCCAAAGTTAAACACGACCACGAATTACAGGTAGCACATTAATTCCATTATCTGGATTCCTTTTTAATTCTATATATTCACTATAATTACCTGTATTTTTGTATATTACCTCGCCTTCCTGCAAAATTGTTGCATTCAATAATTCTTTTTTTTCTACTTCTTTTGTTTGCTTTAGATCGAAATATTTTTTACCAACTTCATCATTTATCAAAGCGTACCCTTTTTGAAACAAATATACATTTAAAAATGCCTCCATAAACTCCTCATCTTCATGCATGACAAATCCAGACCACACCCACACTTCATCTTGGGATTTTAATTTCCCATGTTTGGGATATTTTATTGGTTGTTTCGTATAAAATTTAGCATATTCTATACCTTCACTCTTTGCTTCTTCATAAATTTTAGTGAACATGTCTTGATCAGATAACTCTAAAAATTTGAAGTTTATATTTTTATTACTATCTATAACAATCTTACCCATAAATTTGACTTCTGGATAGTATTTCACTTTGTTAAGATTTGGAATATTATTAGATTGCATGTAAAAATAATTATACCTCCAATCATTATTATGGTTTTTTTTCGCTTGCTGCAAATACTCATGCAAACCAATAGAATCCGTATATTTAACAATATATAACACATTTGAATCTTCCATAATCTTTTGTTTTCCTCCTGTTTCAGCAGTTTTACAAGACATCACAACAACCACAAACATGCTTATCAATATAATACATGAAAAAGAAATTATACTTTTCATTTGCCCCCCATTTTTATACCTTGTTTATTTATTTGCTCAAGATATTTTTGGAGGACGCTTGTTCCAGCTTCTCTTGCTGCGACTTCTTGCGGATTACTTTCATATCTATTGAATCTTGCTTCTGAATCACCTATATTAAAATCATATGGTAAATACAATATGTCATCATTTAATCTAAAGATTTCAACTTGTTGCCGGATACCTGAAAAGGCATTATACTCAAAAGAATATAATTGTTTTATACTATTATTTAATGGCTTATTTACAATACCATCAAATATAGGGTTAAAATATGTATCTAACACTTCATACTTATTTAATTTATTTATTAAGGAGTTTTGATTAGCGTGCTCTCCTTCATGAATGATAGTGTCAAATATTCCGTTAAATTTATTACTATAATCTAATGTGTTATAGTTGATAGTAAGTGTTTTCGAAATAGAATTATACGAGCCTTGTAAATCTTTATTCCTATCATATCCAACAATTGCTCCGCCTTGTAATGAATCTTGAGAATTATAAACTTCCGAT is a genomic window of Endomicrobium proavitum containing:
- a CDS encoding M23 family metallopeptidase, encoding MKKILISLLSIIVLSSQATATLGYSSYFPSMFTAFYEIVSQKSNTDSAWVTEQTSLTGGNNVTISVGNKTTLTGAVIASASDNLTLTTKELEHNDIEDRNTTESKGFGLSTSIGTSQSDKGKTNVAPNGSTTLTLKNTGEEKEQTTKATIGNGTIIISGVEQTENDLQGLNRNTETTQETTKDIITGALDASATIDNRALLGFIKTEVKDKDGNTVYEQNEDGSIKTNANGEPIAKTTTGYQSIANDFKYLPGNAVKATAGALSTAASPLTAIYASITASKNSSENGENTTYDKTDIISVWKANQSANATGILRGSSEEAGTIVEKIKAGKATPEEIQALAKMTADGKSNLMYSEKGELVDNAGKVVLGFNDIKEHQGYVNLGNGAATNALTFALTDAEERAHNYTGNESIAKGAAKSELTYYNAVSWLTGAKTITENNSGAGGYGTLTQLNWNNTYNTSNNTLLLNNTVLANSVSDGNKANALFVNSANKIVHVGDMSDFNAYRVSDDVTEIDKNMEEDYKDEQISYASIFLDKDQIDKMTDKELTDVENKFMNEEVHSDIGLLSLFNNDETVTGTIIDFIQNGGGNEVLRDAMRWHIGNGEADNSLLGNFVPTLYDTLIDIGIRNPMNTLAYLGDFTIEGRDHIAPVTGDVRIEDGGGVGLIGANRAGGYAHQGLDIYAVEGEYVYAPADGKIIRTGQPYETKNGNLKTITIQTANGADKLLYVKPANYIQLGSYVKQGDIIGTLQNIQIESPSRHDKPGEAPTPLHVHIEIRENNNLKDPKDYYYPYLSIIGSRGKYQPINEENLFFPQFESEILNIYRGN